A stretch of the Gemmatimonadaceae bacterium genome encodes the following:
- a CDS encoding PLP-dependent aminotransferase family protein, which yields MSRLAPSFVPPVAIDARRRTPLYRQVYEWFQAAILAGQLKPGQRVPSTRQLATELGVSRIPVLGAYEQLHAEGYLETFVGAGTCVARSIPERTPLIGRPAARHGAVRPTNGAGPRRGSRLAGTIFQTDQSWLGNPGAFRISLPALDQFPTAVWARLVNRHARRVTRAMMAYGDPMGDRSLREAIAEYLGAARAVRCDASQIMVTTGSQQGLLVAARVLLDARDRVWVEDPAYPGARQALLAAGARMIPVPVDDEGLDVARGARAAPTARAVYITPSHQHPLGVTMSATRRMTLLDWASRAGAWIIEDDYDSEYRFDSRPIASLHSMDTDARVIYVGTFSKVLFPALRLGYVVVPKDLIPAFSAMRDAFDVFSSTLYQAVVSDFIREGHFARHIRRMRMVYMERRQALVDALREEVGDGLEVIGAAAGLHLAVMLPRGMSDEAVARRAAARSILVTPLSGCYFKRPARGGLILGYGGVTSHEIREGVKKLAQCVDN from the coding sequence ATGTCGCGTTTGGCTCCGAGCTTCGTGCCGCCGGTCGCGATCGACGCGCGACGGCGCACGCCCCTGTATCGACAGGTGTACGAGTGGTTTCAGGCGGCGATCCTGGCGGGCCAGCTCAAGCCGGGGCAGCGCGTGCCGTCCACGCGCCAGCTCGCAACCGAGCTCGGCGTGTCGCGCATCCCGGTGTTGGGCGCGTACGAGCAACTGCACGCCGAGGGGTATCTGGAGACGTTCGTCGGGGCGGGGACGTGTGTTGCCAGGTCGATACCCGAGCGCACGCCGCTCATCGGCAGACCGGCCGCGCGCCACGGCGCGGTCCGCCCGACTAACGGAGCGGGGCCGCGCCGCGGGTCGCGGTTGGCGGGCACGATTTTCCAGACCGACCAGTCGTGGTTAGGCAATCCGGGTGCGTTCCGCATCAGCCTGCCGGCGCTGGACCAGTTCCCGACCGCGGTGTGGGCGCGGCTCGTGAACCGGCACGCGCGCCGCGTGACGCGCGCGATGATGGCGTACGGCGATCCGATGGGCGACCGGTCGCTGCGCGAGGCGATCGCGGAGTACCTTGGCGCGGCGCGCGCGGTGCGGTGCGATGCGTCGCAGATCATGGTGACGACGGGATCGCAGCAGGGATTGTTGGTCGCGGCGCGGGTGCTGCTCGACGCGCGCGATCGGGTGTGGGTGGAAGATCCGGCGTATCCCGGCGCGCGGCAGGCGCTCTTGGCGGCGGGCGCGCGCATGATCCCGGTTCCCGTGGATGACGAAGGGCTCGACGTCGCTCGCGGCGCCCGCGCGGCGCCGACCGCGCGGGCGGTGTACATCACGCCCTCGCACCAGCATCCGTTAGGCGTGACGATGAGCGCGACCCGGCGCATGACGCTGCTCGACTGGGCCTCGCGCGCCGGCGCCTGGATCATCGAGGACGACTACGACAGCGAGTACCGGTTCGACAGCCGGCCGATCGCGTCGCTCCACAGCATGGACACCGACGCGCGGGTGATCTACGTCGGCACGTTCAGCAAGGTGCTGTTCCCGGCCCTCCGGTTAGGCTATGTCGTCGTGCCCAAGGACCTGATCCCGGCGTTCTCGGCGATGCGCGATGCGTTCGACGTGTTCTCATCGACGCTCTATCAGGCGGTCGTGAGCGATTTCATCCGCGAGGGGCATTTCGCCCGTCACATCCGGCGCATGCGCATGGTGTACATGGAACGGCGGCAGGCGTTGGTCGATGCCTTACGGGAGGAGGTCGGCGACGGCCTCGAGGTCATCGGCGCGGCGGCGGGGCTCCATCTGGCGGTGATGCTCCCGCGGGGGATGAGCGACGAGGCCGTCGCACGCCGGGCGGCGGCACGGAGCATTCTGGTCACGCCGCTCTCCGGTTGCTATTTCAAGCGGCCCGCGCGGGGCGGGCTCATCCTTGGCTACGGCGGGGTCACTTCTCACGAGATCCGCGAAGGTGTGAAGAAGCTTGCGCAGTGTGTGGACAATTAG
- a CDS encoding ABC transporter permease, whose protein sequence is MARLTDRRLFQLPWRSAGRIRADVDDEIRFDLDMRTAELVEQGMREVDARRQALAEFGNLDETRRYCASVDRASQRADGRAEWMAEAWQDARVLWRGVRRAPFFALVVLMTIALGIGANTAVFSVVRSVLLARLPYREPDRLVRLYGTAPGKPNAQGMLTPVEISAVQQSRALTGVGVWGWFGGVTYVGDRSTEQWESVQVTPDFFHVLGVRPWLGRTIDSRDVGPDAAPVAVLTYPIWQQNFGGDSSIIGRDIRLNAQVVTVVGILPPGFVSPDRSPAVWFPLDPRSLFADPVAAEHRRAYRAVGRMANGIGVTQLRTAFEVTASRIRDAHPALLDESPVAAVPLHDDLAGPIRPALLAVMAAAVLVLVLACVNLAGLFLSRALARQRELAARAALGAGRGRLVRQLLTESVVLALGGSVLGVALAYWATPLLVVAGRAVMPSLAPAHIDLTVLGFTLGVTLACALAFGLAPALIGTRFDLQGSLASVSRTASGGRTVRRAGKLLVATQVALAVVLLVAAGLLGRTLSALEHTGVGYDTSRHVLTFTVALTPPPYQDSSRQTAFFDQFLTRVRALPGVRAAGTVVVAPWQGYTAGGADSLFIDGLPNDARASNMASRVTVSPDYFAAMSIPLHAGRILTRRDRADAPLVAVINDGMARHLWPGASALGQRIRLGGQHAPSIEIVGVVGDVRAFPWQEAPPTVYLSSLQRPQRWGTIVVRSDSDPRILVPAIRAVLHQLDPELPMPSAGVETMDAVLANMLARQRLPLFFTAAFAAFALILAALGVYSIMAYSVTAREREFGIRTALGARRTNVLALVVRQGMAMAIVGAVAGVLIAAAAARLLSSLLIGVSPYDPVTFTAVPIVLLAVSAVACFVPARRAMSVDPLEALRAE, encoded by the coding sequence CGCCGAGCTCGTCGAGCAGGGCATGCGAGAAGTTGATGCGCGGCGGCAAGCCCTCGCCGAGTTCGGGAATCTCGACGAGACGCGGCGGTACTGCGCGTCGGTGGATCGCGCGTCACAGCGCGCTGACGGACGAGCCGAGTGGATGGCCGAAGCATGGCAGGATGCACGCGTACTTTGGCGCGGCGTGCGGCGAGCGCCGTTCTTCGCGCTCGTCGTGCTCATGACGATCGCGCTCGGCATCGGTGCCAACACCGCGGTGTTTTCCGTGGTGCGCTCGGTGCTGCTGGCCCGGCTGCCGTACCGCGAGCCGGATCGGCTGGTACGGCTCTACGGCACCGCCCCGGGAAAGCCCAACGCTCAAGGCATGTTGACACCGGTCGAGATTTCCGCCGTGCAGCAGTCGCGCGCATTGACCGGCGTCGGTGTCTGGGGCTGGTTCGGCGGCGTGACCTACGTGGGCGACCGGAGCACCGAACAATGGGAAAGCGTCCAGGTCACGCCCGACTTCTTCCATGTGTTAGGCGTACGGCCGTGGCTCGGGCGTACCATCGATTCGCGCGATGTCGGGCCCGACGCGGCGCCGGTTGCCGTGCTCACCTATCCCATCTGGCAACAAAACTTTGGCGGCGACTCGTCGATCATCGGACGCGACATCCGACTCAACGCTCAGGTGGTCACGGTGGTCGGTATTCTCCCACCGGGATTCGTCTCGCCCGATCGATCGCCGGCGGTGTGGTTCCCGCTCGACCCTCGATCGCTATTCGCCGATCCCGTGGCCGCCGAGCACCGGCGGGCCTACCGGGCCGTTGGGCGGATGGCCAATGGCATCGGGGTCACCCAGCTGCGAACCGCTTTCGAGGTCACGGCGAGCCGCATCCGAGACGCACATCCGGCGCTGCTCGATGAGTCGCCGGTTGCCGCTGTGCCGTTGCACGACGACCTGGCGGGTCCCATTCGTCCGGCACTGCTCGCTGTAATGGCGGCGGCCGTGCTCGTCCTCGTACTGGCATGCGTGAATCTGGCGGGACTATTTCTGTCGCGCGCGTTGGCGCGGCAGCGGGAGCTCGCGGCGCGCGCCGCGTTGGGCGCGGGACGCGGACGGTTGGTGAGGCAGCTCCTCACCGAGAGTGTCGTGCTCGCCCTCGGCGGCAGCGTGCTCGGCGTCGCGCTCGCGTACTGGGCGACACCGCTGCTCGTAGTGGCCGGTCGGGCGGTGATGCCGTCGCTGGCGCCGGCGCATATCGATCTCACCGTGTTGGGCTTCACGTTAGGCGTGACGCTTGCGTGCGCGCTGGCGTTCGGGCTCGCCCCCGCGCTGATCGGCACCCGGTTCGACCTTCAGGGCTCCCTCGCGTCGGTGAGCCGCACGGCGTCGGGCGGCCGTACCGTCAGGCGGGCGGGGAAGCTGCTTGTCGCGACGCAGGTCGCGCTCGCTGTCGTGCTCCTCGTCGCGGCCGGTCTGCTCGGCCGCACGCTGTCGGCGCTCGAGCACACGGGTGTCGGGTACGACACGAGCCGGCACGTCCTGACGTTCACCGTGGCGCTGACGCCGCCGCCGTACCAGGATTCCTCGCGACAAACGGCGTTCTTCGATCAATTCCTCACGCGCGTGCGCGCGCTCCCGGGCGTGCGCGCCGCCGGGACGGTGGTGGTCGCGCCGTGGCAGGGCTACACCGCCGGCGGCGCGGACTCGCTCTTCATCGATGGCCTGCCGAACGACGCGCGCGCTTCCAACATGGCGAGCCGGGTGACCGTCTCGCCCGACTACTTCGCGGCAATGTCGATTCCGCTCCACGCCGGGCGCATACTCACGCGCCGGGATCGAGCCGATGCGCCGTTAGTGGCGGTGATCAACGACGGCATGGCGCGCCATCTCTGGCCCGGTGCGAGCGCACTCGGCCAACGCATCCGACTCGGCGGTCAACACGCGCCGTCGATCGAAATCGTCGGCGTGGTTGGGGACGTGCGCGCATTCCCATGGCAGGAGGCGCCGCCGACCGTGTACCTCTCGTCGCTGCAGCGCCCGCAGCGCTGGGGCACGATTGTCGTTAGGAGTGACAGCGATCCACGGATACTCGTGCCGGCAATTCGAGCCGTTCTCCATCAGCTCGATCCCGAGCTGCCGATGCCGTCGGCCGGAGTGGAAACCATGGATGCGGTACTGGCCAACATGCTCGCTCGTCAGCGGCTACCGCTTTTTTTTACTGCCGCGTTCGCGGCGTTCGCGCTCATCCTCGCGGCGCTCGGCGTCTACAGCATCATGGCGTACTCGGTGACAGCGCGCGAGCGCGAATTCGGCATTCGCACCGCGCTCGGCGCGCGGAGGACGAACGTGCTGGCGCTCGTTGTTCGCCAGGGGATGGCGATGGCAATCGTGGGCGCTGTTGCTGGAGTGTTGATCGCGGCTGCCGCTGCGCGCCTGCTGTCATCGCTGCTCATTGGCGTGTCGCCATACGATCCGGTGACGTTCACGGCGGTGCCGATCGTGCTGCTGGCCGTGAGCGCGGTGGCGTGTTTCGTTCCGGCCCGGCGTGCGATGTCCGTCGACCCGTTGGAGGCGCTGCGAGCCGAGTAG